A stretch of DNA from Rhizobacter sp.:
GTGGTCGCCGCGCACCCGAAGGCCGTGGAGCACGACCTGCTGGCTCGCTACCAGGCCACGCCGGGCAGCAAGGCGCAGCAGGTGGTCAAGTCGGAAGCCTGGCGACTCCTCGGCTGCGACGCCTACCTCTGCACCGACGCCGACACGGTGTTCCTGCGCCCCTTCGGCCGCGCCGATTTCCTGGCGCCCGAAGGCCACCCCTACAGCCATGTGCACGAGTCGAAGGAATACCGCCAATTGGCCTCGTCGCGCGGCTACCGCAAGGTCGAGGAAGACTTCCGCCGCGAGAGCGCACAGCTGAAGGCGATCTTCGGCCGCACCGGCCCCGACTACGACTTCGGCCCCACGCCCGTGCCCTGGTCGGCCAAGGTGTGGAACGACCTGTACGAACAGCGCCTGGCCCCGAAGAACCAGACGCTGTGGGACGCCATCGAGCAGATGCCCTCCGAGCTGCGCTGGTATGGCGAGTCGCTGCTGGCCTACCGGAGCATCCCGCTCGCGCCCATCGAGCCGCTCTTCCGCGTCTACCACCACGACTGGCATTTCAACGCCCTGCGCGGCCTGGGCGAGACCGAGGCCAACCTGGTGGAGCGCTTCATCGGCGCCGTCTACCAATCGAACTGGCAGTACGAGATGGACGAGGCCGGCGCCCGCAGTGCCGGCTCGCGTGCCGTGCGGCGCGTGAAGCGCTGGCTGAGGCAATTCCGCCGCTGAGGCGAAAATAGCCGACCCTTCCGTCATTCCCGCGAAAGCGGGAATCCACGTGCCCCTCATGCCTGGATTCCCGCCTTCGGGGGAATGACGAATCTCCACACAGACACCTTCATGCCCATTGCTCGCACCACCAGCGGTAAGCAGTTCGACGTCGCCGACGGCGAAAGCCTGCTCGACGCCGCCCTGCGCGCCCACGTGACGCTCGCCTACAGCTGCCGCACCGGCCGCTGCAGCTCATGCAAGGGCAAGGTGAAGAGCGGCAGCACCACCGCCCTGCACGACGAACTGGGCCTCACCCCCGAAGAGCGGGCCCAGGGCTTCGTGCTCACCTGCGTGCGCGCCGCCACGAGGGACGTCGAACTCGAGGTCGAAGACCTCGGCAACGTGCAGCTCGCCGACCCGCGCACCCTGCCCTGCCGCATACACACCTTGGAGAAGGTGTCGCCCGACGTGCTGAAGGTGACGCTGCGACTGCCACCCAACAGCCGCTTCGCCTTCCAGCCCGGCCAGTACATCGACGTGATCGGCCCGGGCGGCGTGCGCCGCGCCTATTCCATTGCCAACGCACCGCAGGAGCACCTGGAGCTGCACATCCGCCAGGTCGAGGGCGGCGTGATGAGCCGCTACTGGTTCGATGAGGCCAAGGCCAACGACCTGCTGCGCCTGCACGGCCCGCTCGGCACCTTCTTCCTACGCGACATCGCCGGGCTCGACCTCGTGTTCCTTGCCACCGGCACCGGCATCGCGCCGATCAAGGCACTGCTAGAGCAGCTGGCCCAACAGGATGAAAAGCCCCGATCGCTCACCGTCTACTGGGGCAACCGCGTGGAAGCCGATCACTACTGGGATGCGGGCGCCCCCCAGGCCGGCCAGCGCTACGTGCCGGTGCTCTCGCGCGCCGGCAGCGGCTGGCCAGGCGCCCGTGGCCACGTGCAGGAGGTGATGCTCCAGACACCCCACGACTGGCCCAACACCCGGGTCTATGCCTGCGGCTACGATGCCATGATCCACAGCGCCCGCGATGCGCTCGTCGCCGCGGGCCTGGCCGAGCACCACTTCCATTCCGACGCCTTCGTGTCCTCGGCCCCCGCACCTTGAGAAAGACCCACCCATGAAAGCCGTGATCCTCGCCGGCGGCCTCGGTACCCGGCTCAGCGAAGAGACCTCCGTGCGGCCAAAGCCCATGGTCGAGATCGGCGGCAAGCCCATCCTGTGGCACATCATGAAGATGTACTCGCACCACGGCATCCACGACTTCGTGGTCTGCTGCGGCTACAAGGGCTACGTGATCAAGGAGTACTTCGCGAACTACTTCCTGCACATGTCCGACGTCACCTTCGACATGAAGCACAACCGCATGGAGGTGCACAGCGAGCGCGCCGAGCCCTGGACGGTGACGCTCGTCGACACCGGCGACGAGTCGATGACCGGCGGCCGCCTGCGCCGTGTGGCGCAGTACGTGCAAGACGAAGACGCCTTCTGCTTCACCTATGGCGACGGCGTGTCCGACCTCGACATCTCGGCCACC
This window harbors:
- a CDS encoding 2Fe-2S iron-sulfur cluster binding domain-containing protein yields the protein MPIARTTSGKQFDVADGESLLDAALRAHVTLAYSCRTGRCSSCKGKVKSGSTTALHDELGLTPEERAQGFVLTCVRAATRDVELEVEDLGNVQLADPRTLPCRIHTLEKVSPDVLKVTLRLPPNSRFAFQPGQYIDVIGPGGVRRAYSIANAPQEHLELHIRQVEGGVMSRYWFDEAKANDLLRLHGPLGTFFLRDIAGLDLVFLATGTGIAPIKALLEQLAQQDEKPRSLTVYWGNRVEADHYWDAGAPQAGQRYVPVLSRAGSGWPGARGHVQEVMLQTPHDWPNTRVYACGYDAMIHSARDALVAAGLAEHHFHSDAFVSSAPAP
- the rfbF gene encoding glucose-1-phosphate cytidylyltransferase, whose protein sequence is MKAVILAGGLGTRLSEETSVRPKPMVEIGGKPILWHIMKMYSHHGIHDFVVCCGYKGYVIKEYFANYFLHMSDVTFDMKHNRMEVHSERAEPWTVTLVDTGDESMTGGRLRRVAQYVQDEDAFCFTYGDGVSDLDISATLAFHKAHGKAATLTAAFPPGRFGALDIQQGQVMSFKEKPKGDGAMINGGFFVLSPSVLGYLKDDATVWEQGPLMRLAEEGQLMAYEHHGFWQPMDTLRDKHLLEELWASGKAPWKKWA